One genomic window of Microbacterium sp. BH-3-3-3 includes the following:
- a CDS encoding Gfo/Idh/MocA family protein, with translation MTNAQPLRVAMIGYGFMGAAHSVGWRQAPRMFDLPRAVEMTVVVGRNADAVASAAAKWGWAESATDWREVIARDDIDIVDIVTPGESHAEIAIAALEAGKHVLCEKPLANTVAEAEAMAEAAGRARARGIRSMVGFTYRRVPAVTLLRDMIAEGAVGTVQQVRAAYRQDWLVDPETPLAWRLQKEHAGSGALGDIGAHIIDMTQFVTDLGVERVSGTIDTIVAERPLPTDGSMGLSKGAAGIERGAVTVDDVALFTGRLTNGALVSFEATRFATGRKNALTIEVSGDRGALAFDLEDLNSLRFYDRTAPEGRQGFTQVLVTEPQHPYVSAWWPAGHMLGYEHGFSHQVVDLVEAIAAGTDPHPSFDDGLRVQRVLDAVERSSAADSAWTRVGSPVPAL, from the coding sequence ATGACGAACGCCCAGCCCCTCCGCGTGGCCATGATCGGCTACGGCTTCATGGGCGCCGCCCACTCCGTCGGGTGGCGCCAGGCGCCGCGCATGTTCGACCTGCCGCGCGCGGTCGAGATGACCGTGGTCGTCGGACGCAACGCGGATGCCGTGGCCTCGGCCGCCGCGAAATGGGGCTGGGCCGAGTCGGCCACCGACTGGCGCGAGGTCATCGCGCGCGACGACATCGACATCGTCGACATCGTCACGCCCGGGGAATCCCACGCCGAGATCGCGATCGCCGCCCTCGAGGCCGGTAAGCACGTGCTCTGCGAGAAGCCGCTGGCCAACACCGTGGCCGAAGCCGAAGCGATGGCCGAGGCGGCCGGGCGCGCCCGGGCTCGTGGCATCCGGTCGATGGTGGGCTTCACCTACCGCCGGGTTCCCGCCGTCACGCTGCTGCGCGACATGATCGCCGAGGGAGCCGTCGGCACCGTGCAGCAGGTGCGCGCGGCATACCGCCAGGACTGGCTCGTCGACCCCGAGACGCCGCTCGCCTGGCGTCTGCAGAAGGAGCACGCCGGCTCCGGGGCGCTCGGCGACATCGGCGCGCACATCATCGACATGACGCAGTTCGTGACCGACCTCGGGGTGGAGAGGGTCTCGGGCACGATCGACACGATCGTGGCCGAACGGCCCCTGCCCACCGACGGGTCGATGGGACTGTCGAAGGGGGCGGCGGGCATCGAGAGAGGCGCCGTCACCGTCGACGACGTCGCCCTCTTCACCGGACGCCTCACGAACGGCGCACTCGTCTCGTTCGAGGCGACGCGCTTCGCGACCGGGCGCAAGAACGCCCTGACCATCGAGGTGTCGGGTGATCGCGGCGCGCTCGCGTTCGACCTCGAAGACCTCAACAGCCTGCGGTTCTACGACCGCACCGCCCCCGAGGGGCGCCAGGGCTTCACCCAGGTGCTCGTCACCGAGCCGCAGCACCCCTACGTCTCGGCGTGGTGGCCCGCCGGCCACATGCTCGGCTACGAGCACGGCTTCAGCCACCAGGTCGTCGACCTCGTCGAGGCGATCGCCGCCGGCACCGACCCCCACCCCTCGTTCGACGACGGCCTGCGCGTGCAGCGCGTGCTCGACGCCGTCGAGCGCAGCAGTGCCGCCGACTCCGCGTGGACGCGCGTCGGCTCGCCCGTTCCCGCTCTCTGA
- a CDS encoding sugar phosphate isomerase/epimerase, giving the protein MARPITLFTGQWADLPFEEVARLAGEWGYDGLEIACWGDHIDVSRWDDADYVQSRLDILEKNGLKVWTISNHLVGQAVCDDPIDERHHDIVPSRVWGDGDAEGVRQRAAEDLKNTARFAAKLGVTTVTGFTGSSIWKYVAMFPPASDAMIERGYEDFAARWHPILDVFEEVGVRFALEVHPSEIAYDYWTAKKTLEAIGHRPSFGFNFDPSHFVWQQLDSVAFVLDFADHIFHVHCKESTTNLDGRNGVLGSHLSWDNPRRGWTFVSTGHGDVPWEPLFRALNAIGYDGPTSVEWEDAGMDRLVGGPEALAFVRKLGEITPPHQLFDAAFSSKG; this is encoded by the coding sequence ATGGCCCGCCCGATCACCCTGTTCACCGGCCAGTGGGCCGACCTGCCCTTCGAAGAGGTCGCCCGCCTGGCGGGCGAGTGGGGCTACGACGGCCTCGAGATCGCCTGCTGGGGCGACCACATCGACGTCTCGCGCTGGGACGATGCCGACTACGTGCAGTCGCGCCTCGACATCCTCGAGAAGAACGGCCTGAAGGTCTGGACGATCTCCAACCACCTCGTCGGCCAGGCCGTCTGCGACGATCCCATCGACGAGCGGCACCACGACATCGTGCCTTCCCGCGTCTGGGGCGACGGGGACGCCGAGGGAGTGCGGCAGCGGGCGGCGGAAGACCTCAAGAACACGGCACGGTTCGCCGCGAAGCTCGGGGTCACGACGGTCACCGGCTTCACCGGGTCGAGCATCTGGAAGTACGTGGCGATGTTCCCGCCCGCCTCCGACGCCATGATCGAGCGCGGCTACGAGGACTTCGCCGCGCGGTGGCATCCGATCCTCGACGTGTTCGAAGAGGTCGGCGTGCGCTTCGCGCTCGAGGTGCACCCCTCCGAGATCGCCTACGACTACTGGACCGCGAAGAAGACCCTCGAGGCCATCGGCCACCGCCCGAGCTTCGGCTTCAACTTCGACCCGTCGCACTTCGTCTGGCAGCAGCTCGACTCGGTCGCGTTCGTGCTCGACTTCGCCGATCACATCTTCCACGTGCACTGCAAGGAATCCACGACGAACCTCGACGGTCGCAACGGCGTCCTCGGCTCGCACCTCTCGTGGGACAACCCGCGCCGCGGGTGGACCTTCGTCTCGACCGGGCACGGCGACGTGCCGTGGGAGCCGCTCTTCCGCGCGCTCAACGCCATCGGCTACGACGGACCCACGAGCGTGGAGTGGGAGGACGCCGGAATGGACCGCCTCGTCGGCGGCCCCGAGGCGCTCGCCTTCGTGCGCAAGCTCGGCGAGATCACCCCGCCGCACCAGCTGTTCGACGCCGCGTTCTCCTCGAAAGGCTGA
- a CDS encoding ThuA domain-containing protein, whose translation MTDTLKVLILSGHMTIEHDNAHRSFRLHNQWITTLLEDTGRFTVRVVEDPRGLPASIIDKYDVLIVIFEGRDGYHDIATGFGEETDAAILRFVHDEGKGIVWFHGSAAQEDRWGYPEEYNVMRGAKLSAWETGLRPRPWGEAQLHTTEPRHPITEGVNATWTVTGDDILVGVQMYDGAQVLLTTFDDLEAYEKAPVWPMSHYPVDIPEGGIAALPGINTEQPLAWINEYGAGRSFTITIGHDIDTFRRIEFIRMFPRGVEWAATGEVTLTGPDRRGDRRINPWPYYHGER comes from the coding sequence GTGACCGACACCCTGAAGGTCCTGATCCTCTCGGGGCACATGACGATCGAGCACGACAACGCGCACCGCAGCTTCCGCCTGCACAACCAGTGGATCACCACGCTCCTCGAGGACACCGGGCGCTTCACCGTCCGCGTCGTGGAGGATCCCCGCGGTCTTCCCGCGAGCATCATCGACAAGTACGACGTTCTCATCGTCATCTTCGAGGGCCGCGACGGCTACCACGACATCGCCACCGGTTTCGGCGAAGAGACGGATGCCGCGATCCTGCGCTTCGTGCACGACGAGGGCAAGGGCATCGTGTGGTTCCACGGTTCCGCCGCGCAAGAGGACCGCTGGGGGTACCCCGAGGAGTACAACGTCATGCGCGGAGCGAAGCTCAGCGCGTGGGAGACGGGCCTGCGCCCCCGCCCGTGGGGCGAGGCGCAGCTGCACACGACCGAGCCGCGGCATCCGATCACCGAAGGTGTCAACGCGACCTGGACCGTCACCGGCGACGACATCCTCGTCGGGGTGCAGATGTACGACGGTGCCCAGGTGCTGCTCACGACCTTCGACGACCTCGAGGCGTACGAGAAGGCGCCGGTGTGGCCCATGTCGCACTACCCGGTGGACATCCCCGAGGGCGGCATCGCGGCGCTCCCCGGCATCAACACCGAGCAGCCCCTCGCCTGGATCAACGAGTACGGCGCGGGTCGGTCGTTCACCATCACGATCGGCCACGACATCGACACGTTCCGTCGCATCGAGTTCATCCGGATGTTCCCGCGGGGTGTCGAGTGGGCGGCGACCGGCGAGGTCACGCTGACCGGCCCCGATCGTCGCGGTGACCGCCGTATCAACCCGTGGCCGTACTACCACGGCGAGCGGTGA
- a CDS encoding Gfo/Idh/MocA family protein, with protein MAVLPRRAVMLGVGILGAGGIAERAMVEPARGVDGVGVVAIGARDPERARAFADRLDLPAWGDYDAVLADPRVDLVYLALPPVVHAEWATRALAAGKHVLCEKPLSANGTTAAAIADAADAAGRRAFVGFHYRLHGFIAGLLDTIGSGVLGEVKLVEIDFSIPHFVVQPGNIRLDGDLAGGAVMDVGCYAVDLMRAAWGELEVVSATAQISDADPRIDLQTDAELRLPGGIPALLRASFLGDDAGAMWVRVDGSAASLWATSVIVPQWGATLTVTSTDGSVLRSVAADPDENSYARQLEHLVTVLGDGSPSILDARRGVGTMRVVDEIYRAAGLQPR; from the coding sequence GTGGCCGTACTACCACGGCGAGCGGTGATGCTCGGCGTCGGCATCCTCGGCGCCGGCGGGATCGCTGAACGCGCGATGGTCGAGCCGGCCCGAGGCGTCGACGGGGTCGGGGTCGTGGCGATCGGTGCGCGCGATCCTGAGCGGGCGCGGGCCTTCGCCGACCGTCTCGACCTGCCCGCGTGGGGCGACTACGACGCCGTCCTGGCCGACCCCCGCGTCGACCTCGTCTACCTGGCGCTGCCGCCCGTCGTGCACGCCGAGTGGGCGACGCGGGCGCTGGCCGCCGGTAAACACGTGCTGTGCGAGAAGCCGCTCTCGGCGAACGGCACCACGGCCGCGGCGATCGCCGATGCGGCGGATGCCGCCGGGCGCCGCGCCTTCGTCGGGTTCCACTACCGCCTGCACGGGTTCATCGCCGGCCTTCTCGACACGATCGGTTCGGGCGTGCTCGGCGAGGTGAAGCTGGTGGAGATCGACTTCAGCATTCCGCACTTCGTCGTGCAGCCCGGAAACATCCGCCTCGACGGCGACCTGGCCGGCGGAGCGGTCATGGACGTGGGCTGCTACGCCGTCGACCTGATGCGCGCGGCGTGGGGCGAGCTCGAGGTGGTGTCGGCCACGGCGCAGATCTCCGACGCCGATCCGCGGATCGACCTGCAAACCGATGCCGAGCTGCGCCTGCCCGGCGGCATCCCCGCTCTGCTGCGCGCCTCGTTCCTCGGCGACGACGCGGGGGCGATGTGGGTGCGGGTCGATGGCAGCGCCGCATCGCTCTGGGCGACGAGCGTGATCGTGCCGCAGTGGGGGGCGACCCTCACGGTGACCTCGACCGACGGTTCCGTGCTGCGCTCGGTCGCCGCGGACCCCGACGAGAACAGCTACGCGCGCCAGCTCGAGCACCTGGTCACGGTGCTGGGTGACGGGTCGCCGAGCATCCTCGACGCCCGCCGCGGCGTGGGGACGATGCGGGTGGTCGACGAGATCTACCGAGCCGCCGGGCTGCAGCCGCGCTGA
- a CDS encoding restriction endonuclease subunit R — MTIPAEWTLAASAFNVTPEVVRAERSAPDLALTLVERGIATAIEIELGQMWRGFPDPPAAETTAFHDRLAAAGGRVSIVGVSIDEFARGRRRTDAERRAFLAPQLRAAASAGAAGVRLPIGQAGPLLAGLVPLLDELDLVLYEEAQGHQTPTDPGTAAAYDRIAELDTPRVRLLLDISMLMPALPVTYLEKLERGGLPADLVRRLRDEWRDPATHGAVIDVLRSGGVPGPVHTLYMNLLVRFGRSNVADLASVLPLLGALHLKFWDLDDADGRVSTPIREVGRALRATGFAGTLCSEWGGQEWLDDDPWEMTERHLALARTALAPA; from the coding sequence ATGACGATTCCTGCGGAGTGGACGCTGGCGGCGAGCGCCTTCAACGTCACCCCCGAGGTCGTGCGCGCCGAGCGCTCGGCCCCCGACCTCGCCCTCACGCTCGTGGAGCGCGGCATCGCGACGGCCATCGAGATCGAGCTGGGCCAGATGTGGCGCGGGTTCCCCGACCCGCCCGCCGCCGAGACGACGGCGTTCCACGACCGGCTCGCCGCCGCGGGAGGGCGTGTGAGCATCGTGGGCGTGAGCATCGACGAGTTCGCGCGCGGGCGCCGACGCACCGACGCCGAGCGCCGCGCGTTCCTCGCACCGCAGCTGCGCGCCGCGGCGAGCGCGGGAGCCGCGGGCGTGCGCCTGCCCATCGGACAGGCCGGACCGCTGCTCGCGGGCCTCGTCCCCCTGCTCGACGAGCTCGACCTCGTGCTGTACGAAGAGGCGCAGGGGCATCAGACCCCGACCGACCCGGGCACGGCCGCCGCGTACGACCGCATCGCCGAACTCGACACCCCGCGCGTGCGGTTGCTGCTCGACATCAGCATGCTCATGCCGGCCCTGCCGGTCACCTACCTCGAGAAGCTCGAGCGCGGCGGCCTCCCCGCGGATCTCGTGCGGCGCCTGCGCGACGAGTGGCGCGACCCCGCCACCCACGGCGCGGTGATCGACGTGCTCCGCTCCGGCGGGGTGCCGGGACCGGTGCACACGCTCTACATGAACCTGCTGGTGCGCTTCGGTCGCTCGAATGTGGCCGACCTGGCATCCGTTCTGCCCCTGCTCGGGGCGCTGCACCTGAAGTTCTGGGACCTCGACGACGCCGACGGGCGCGTGTCGACGCCGATCCGCGAGGTGGGGCGGGCGCTGCGCGCCACGGGCTTCGCCGGCACGCTCTGCAGCGAGTGGGGCGGTCAGGAGTGGCTCGACGACGACCCGTGGGAGATGACCGAACGGCACCTGGCCCTCGCCCGCACGGCGCTCGCTCCCGCCTGA
- a CDS encoding ROK family protein has product MANVSTLRFGAQTDEVTSLLRIVNMVRLGEAVTRPEIGRVTGLGRGVVAQRVDRAVEMGFLEDAEYAPSSGGRAPRTLRFRAERGRIVVCALGGLHIHVGVTDLDGEIIDEAHRVWDIARGPDETLATATAMVDELLAGDDGSPVWALVVGLPGPVDFETGRPVAPPIMPGWNGFDVRGAFERRYDAPVWVDNDVNLLAAGERARRRDEGVDLIYCKVGTGIGAGLVSHGRLHRGANGAAGDVGHVRVPGAEQTCRCGKTGCLEAVAGGWALVRDARAAIAGGATGALAAISASGKDLAPEDIALSAERGDALAISLVQAGARQIGEAVAALVNMFNPSVIVMGGALASAGELFLAEVRHRVYELSLPLATRDLTIKVSENDSREPLRGGVDLAQEQLFEISLPRWFGEGRPTVAAVHGTVV; this is encoded by the coding sequence ATGGCCAACGTGTCCACCCTCCGCTTCGGCGCGCAGACCGATGAGGTCACGAGCCTGCTGCGCATCGTCAACATGGTCCGCCTCGGCGAAGCCGTCACCCGGCCCGAGATCGGTCGCGTCACCGGACTCGGCCGCGGCGTCGTCGCACAGCGCGTCGACCGCGCCGTCGAGATGGGCTTCCTCGAAGACGCCGAGTACGCCCCGTCCTCGGGCGGCCGCGCTCCCCGCACCCTGCGCTTCCGCGCCGAGCGGGGCCGCATCGTCGTGTGCGCCCTCGGCGGGCTCCACATCCACGTGGGAGTGACCGACCTCGACGGCGAGATCATCGACGAGGCGCACCGCGTCTGGGACATCGCCCGCGGCCCCGACGAGACGCTCGCCACCGCCACCGCCATGGTCGACGAGTTGCTCGCCGGCGACGACGGCTCCCCCGTCTGGGCCCTCGTGGTGGGCCTGCCCGGACCCGTCGACTTCGAGACCGGACGCCCCGTGGCCCCGCCGATCATGCCCGGCTGGAACGGCTTCGACGTGCGCGGCGCCTTCGAGCGGCGCTACGACGCCCCCGTGTGGGTCGACAACGATGTGAACCTGCTGGCCGCCGGCGAACGCGCCCGACGCCGCGACGAGGGCGTCGACCTCATCTACTGCAAGGTGGGCACCGGCATCGGCGCGGGACTCGTGTCGCACGGGCGTCTGCATCGCGGCGCCAACGGCGCGGCGGGCGACGTCGGCCACGTGCGCGTGCCCGGCGCCGAGCAGACCTGCCGCTGCGGCAAGACCGGGTGCCTCGAGGCCGTGGCCGGTGGGTGGGCGCTCGTGCGCGACGCCCGCGCCGCGATCGCGGGGGGCGCCACCGGCGCTCTGGCCGCGATCTCGGCATCCGGCAAAGACCTCGCCCCCGAAGACATCGCCCTCTCGGCCGAGCGGGGTGACGCCCTCGCCATCTCGCTCGTGCAGGCCGGGGCGCGTCAGATCGGCGAGGCCGTGGCCGCCCTGGTCAACATGTTCAACCCGAGCGTCATCGTGATGGGGGGTGCTCTCGCCTCGGCCGGCGAGCTCTTCCTCGCCGAGGTGCGCCACCGCGTCTACGAGCTCTCGCTGCCGCTGGCGACGCGCGACCTGACGATCAAGGTGAGTGAGAACGACAGCCGCGAGCCGCTCCGCGGGGGCGTCGATCTCGCGCAGGAGCAGCTGTTCGAGATCAGCCTTCCCCGGTGGTTCGGCGAGGGACGCCCGACGGTCGCCGCAGTGCACGGCACGGTCGTCTGA
- a CDS encoding Gfo/Idh/MocA family protein translates to MAWGVGIIGAGPGVAALHAPTLARTAGDFRLVHVSDAGSGRAAAIAERFGARSSSGLDALLADPDVDVVAICSPPAQHAAHVRASLAAGRRALFCEKPLATSPDEAEQIVAACAAAGALLVVGTNHLFDPAWVRATHHLDAIDRRIAAVAVTLCLSPNDRYHALVMGEPLPAPPGSARPPLDLSDPAQSAAIVRQLIVGLAVHDLPLVRDLVPDATEVAWARPIAPIGFDLGLRSADAVVRFTVVMVPEGADSLWRVSIATAGDRIDVDFPPPFVHAGSARIAVRDARGVETVYPLDRRDGYDAEWGALAALLRGETAMEYDELRADAAFVLAVADAAAAVIRGGGAPGSVVAPAPSAGPSTASSLDQSTAPSAGPTLPASAPAGSAT, encoded by the coding sequence ATGGCGTGGGGCGTAGGCATCATCGGGGCGGGGCCGGGGGTCGCCGCGCTGCACGCCCCGACCCTGGCGCGCACGGCCGGTGACTTCCGGCTCGTCCACGTCAGCGATGCGGGCAGCGGCCGGGCGGCGGCGATCGCCGAGCGCTTCGGCGCCCGCTCCTCGTCGGGTCTCGACGCCCTGCTGGCCGATCCCGACGTCGACGTCGTGGCCATCTGCAGCCCGCCCGCGCAGCACGCCGCGCACGTGCGGGCGAGCCTGGCCGCCGGTCGCCGCGCCCTGTTCTGCGAGAAACCCCTGGCGACCTCCCCCGACGAGGCGGAGCAGATCGTCGCCGCCTGCGCCGCGGCGGGCGCCCTGCTCGTCGTCGGCACGAACCACCTGTTCGACCCCGCGTGGGTACGTGCGACTCACCACCTGGATGCCATCGACCGGCGCATCGCGGCGGTCGCCGTCACCCTGTGCCTCTCGCCCAACGACCGCTATCACGCGCTCGTCATGGGCGAGCCGCTGCCCGCCCCGCCCGGATCGGCGAGGCCCCCGCTGGATCTGTCCGACCCCGCGCAGAGTGCCGCGATCGTGCGCCAGCTCATCGTCGGACTCGCCGTGCACGACCTGCCCCTCGTGCGCGACCTCGTTCCGGATGCCACCGAGGTGGCGTGGGCGCGTCCGATCGCGCCGATCGGCTTCGATCTCGGGCTCCGCTCGGCCGATGCGGTGGTGCGCTTCACGGTGGTGATGGTTCCCGAGGGGGCGGATTCGCTCTGGCGCGTGAGCATCGCGACGGCCGGTGACCGCATCGACGTCGACTTCCCGCCGCCCTTCGTGCACGCGGGGAGTGCCCGCATCGCGGTGCGCGACGCGCGCGGTGTCGAGACCGTGTATCCCCTCGACCGGCGCGACGGCTACGACGCCGAATGGGGTGCCCTCGCGGCCCTGCTCCGCGGCGAAACGGCCATGGAGTACGACGAGCTCCGCGCCGACGCGGCCTTCGTGCTCGCTGTCGCCGACGCGGCCGCGGCGGTGATCCGGGGCGGAGGCGCCCCGGGCTCGGTCGTCGCGCCCGCCCCGAGCGCCGGCCCGAGCACGGCCTCGAGCCTCGACCAGAGCACCGCTCCGAGCGCCGGCCCGACCCTCCCCGCATCCGCACCCGCCGGAAGCGCGACGTGA
- a CDS encoding VOC family protein, producing the protein MIKLLSHLSFVAITTPDVEASVDFYVNQVGLTEVAREDGRVYLRCWGDYYAYSVVVAQGDEPALETMAWRTSSAEALEEAAKRVQAAGIEGEWFEGRGIGRAFRFTGPQGHNMTLHWDVERHRAEPHTASIYPDRPEKRSPIAGAPRQLDHVTVAAKDVDAFVQWYVDTLGFRFMARTVLDEAPISVFSVLTTNEKSHDLGVVLDGSSRAGRVNHYAFWVDTREELLIAADTLMENGVPIEYGPNIHGIGEQTFLYYREPSSLRIELNTGGYRNYVPDWEANTWKPSLGSNNMYRNGAMPMSMTESFPPADGPSATEEGVPDEIKDALLNPYAQQGRG; encoded by the coding sequence ATGATCAAGCTTCTCTCTCATCTGTCGTTCGTCGCGATCACGACTCCTGATGTCGAGGCCTCGGTGGACTTCTACGTCAACCAGGTGGGGCTGACCGAGGTCGCCCGCGAAGACGGCCGTGTCTACCTCCGTTGCTGGGGCGACTACTACGCCTACTCCGTTGTCGTCGCCCAGGGCGACGAACCGGCTCTCGAGACCATGGCCTGGCGTACCTCGTCGGCCGAGGCACTCGAAGAGGCCGCGAAGCGCGTGCAGGCCGCCGGCATCGAGGGCGAGTGGTTCGAGGGACGCGGCATCGGGCGCGCGTTCCGCTTCACCGGTCCGCAGGGGCACAACATGACCCTGCACTGGGACGTCGAGCGTCACCGTGCTGAGCCGCACACCGCCTCGATCTACCCCGACCGTCCCGAGAAGCGCAGCCCGATCGCCGGTGCCCCGCGCCAGCTCGACCACGTCACGGTCGCCGCCAAGGACGTCGACGCGTTCGTGCAGTGGTACGTCGACACGCTCGGCTTCCGCTTCATGGCGCGCACCGTGCTCGACGAGGCGCCCATCTCGGTGTTCTCGGTGCTCACCACGAACGAGAAGTCGCACGACCTCGGCGTCGTGCTCGACGGATCGAGCCGTGCCGGTCGCGTGAACCACTACGCCTTCTGGGTCGACACCCGCGAAGAGCTCCTCATCGCCGCCGACACGCTCATGGAGAACGGCGTGCCGATCGAATACGGTCCGAACATCCACGGCATCGGCGAGCAGACGTTCCTCTACTACCGCGAGCCGTCGAGCCTGCGTATCGAGCTGAACACGGGCGGCTACCGCAACTACGTGCCCGACTGGGAGGCCAACACCTGGAAGCCGTCGCTCGGCTCGAACAACATGTACCGCAACGGCGCCATGCCGATGTCGATGACCGAGTCGTTCCCGCCCGCCGACGGCCCCAGCGCCACCGAAGAGGGTGTGCCCGACGAGATCAAGGACGCACTGCTGAACCCCTACGCCCAGCAGGGCCGGGGCTGA
- a CDS encoding fumarylacetoacetate hydrolase family protein, with amino-acid sequence MTTAPYALARYRDGDAVRVGLVAGDRIRPLDADVLGGGLNVFLADPDWDRIAALADAPGEWRPITDVTLTAPVEPRQVLQTGANYREHVIELVAAGLTQNTDRTPDEARAFAADMMDERARSGEPYFFIGLTACVVGDDVPLVLPAYSEVHDWELELAVVIGREAFRVSREDALDHVAGYTIVNDVTTRDLVFRKDMKEIGTDWYRAKNAPGFLPTGPLLVPAHFVDPADTPVRLELNGQVMQDASTSDLLFDVPALVSAASQTHPLLPGDLLLTGSPAGNGQHWKRFLRDGDVMTGTIGALGTQVVRCVAEDAE; translated from the coding sequence ATGACGACCGCACCTTACGCACTCGCCCGCTATCGCGACGGGGATGCCGTGCGCGTCGGCCTCGTGGCCGGCGACCGCATCCGCCCGCTCGACGCAGACGTGCTGGGCGGCGGTCTGAACGTTTTCCTCGCCGACCCCGACTGGGACCGGATCGCCGCCCTCGCGGACGCGCCGGGGGAGTGGCGACCGATCACCGACGTCACCCTCACCGCTCCCGTCGAGCCGCGGCAGGTGCTGCAGACCGGCGCCAACTACCGCGAGCACGTCATCGAGCTCGTGGCCGCCGGCCTGACGCAGAACACCGATCGCACGCCCGACGAGGCCCGCGCGTTCGCCGCCGACATGATGGACGAGCGCGCCCGCAGCGGCGAGCCGTACTTCTTCATCGGCCTGACCGCCTGCGTCGTCGGCGACGACGTTCCCCTCGTCCTGCCCGCGTACAGCGAGGTGCACGACTGGGAGCTGGAGCTGGCCGTCGTCATCGGCCGCGAGGCGTTCCGCGTCTCGCGCGAAGACGCCCTCGACCACGTCGCCGGGTACACGATCGTGAACGACGTGACCACGCGCGACCTCGTGTTCCGCAAGGACATGAAAGAGATCGGCACCGATTGGTACCGGGCGAAGAACGCGCCCGGGTTCCTGCCGACGGGCCCGCTGCTCGTCCCCGCGCACTTCGTCGATCCCGCCGACACCCCCGTGCGCCTCGAACTGAACGGTCAGGTGATGCAGGATGCCTCGACGTCCGATCTGCTGTTCGACGTGCCGGCGCTCGTCTCGGCGGCGTCTCAGACCCACCCGCTCCTGCCCGGCGACCTGCTGCTGACCGGCAGCCCCGCCGGCAACGGACAGCACTGGAAGCGCTTCCTGCGCGACGGCGACGTCATGACGGGAACCATCGGCGCGCTCGGCACCCAGGTCGTGCGGTGCGTGGCGGAGGACGCGGAATGA